In Fusarium oxysporum f. sp. lycopersici 4287 chromosome 13, whole genome shotgun sequence, the DNA window CAATGCGCTTTGCGATCTTCCCAGCAATATCGGAGTAGCTCCCTGAGAAGCAGCGACAATGGCCAAAGCACGGCCAAGGCCACGGCCTGCACCCGAAATCACAATCTTCCTGCCCTCCATTGTTGGTTCGTCTCGAAGTTCTGTGGCTTTGGAGATTACGAGAAATGCTTCTGAGTACAGGAATTTGGAGAGAAAGATCAATATGAGTGTGAAACAGATTACAAATCAACGGTGAAACTATTTACAGTCCAAGGAGTAAATGCATGATCGTGACAAAGTTGAAGCTTGACCCGATGACAAATCAAGCTTGTAGTGGTGTTTGTTCCGCTATCGGCTCCGCCAAGGTACGCTTCGGGCTGATGATTTTGATCTGAGGCTTGCCTATACGATCGAACCAGATTATAACAATTGAGTATTGTCCCTTCTGATCGAGACACACCCTAAAATAAATTGAAATGAACTGAGATTGATTCAGATGGCATCTTACTCACCAGGCTACCTGTGTCTGGCTAACAAGAATCGCGGTATGGGCTGCCTGTTCCGTCATCTTGTCAATGGCCTCCATACAGGGTCTCCGTGAGGCTATGAGTCAGTTTGATGCCATAACAGCCTGCAACTTTAACATAAATGCGCGGCTTTAGACACAGGCCCCAGATTCGTTATCAATGTTGACTGGTCTCCATCCTGATGACTTATATGAACGTGGCCTGGGCATATTGCAGCGTGTCCGGAAACAGACATAATTTCCTGAGAGCATCCCCAACCAGCTACTTAATCCCATTTAATGAATTCTTTATCCTATAATCTGTGGTTCAGAGCTATACGCTCATTTATCTTGTCTCACTGAGTGATAGATTGCCTGTAAGCTTCGATAATTCTTGTTGGTGAGTGAGCATTTTAAGTGGGACTGAGTCAATTTCGCGGCGTGGCGAACAAAACAACAGTCCCGTCAGGCCAAGAACAATTCGTGCCTCTTCTCAATTCGCATCATCCGTCGCATATGTAGCAAGGAAAATATGAATGGATTTATGAGCACCAGTCGACTTTGCACGCGCCGCACGGGCTTCTTCGCGATCCCGCAATCGCGTCACACCACCGCGACCAACGTCCCCTCAGTCAGTATCAGCCTGCAAAAACACCGGACCAGCAGCCAATGCTGTAGCAAAAAGAACGCCTCACAACCATCGACGCCACCATCTATAACATCCCGCGACTTTTGGACCTTGAAGTCGGCTTGGAAGAGGGCTTCTGTCAACACTACGCGATGCCTCATCGGGTGTACAGTCGGCGATTTCGCGGCCATGTGGTTTCTCCAGGCCTATTATCCCGGGCTCAGTATGGGAATAGTGATGCCAATCTCAAGTTAGTAGCCAATCAACTTCAACAGAAGCAAAACTAACAAAGCAGTGGCCTCTGGTGTTTCGACGTCCATTCTTCTGGAGACGGTAATGCTACGCATCGGCCGTGATGGATTGACTTGGCTTACTGCGATGAGAACAGCGGTTGGCATGAGTCTGATCTCCATGTTGACCATGGAAGCAGCTGAAAATGCAGTGGATTACTATTTGACGGGTGGCCAAGTTGCTCTTGACGATCCGTCATTCTGGCTTGCTGCTCTGGTATCGATTGCAGCGGGTTTCCTGGCGCCGCTGCCGTACAATTACGCGAGGTTGCGTAAATACGGAAAAGCCTGCCACTGAAAAGCCCACGAGAAAGCATCTTGCGTCTGGTTTTAAGCTTGTATTATTATGTGCGTGTCTGATGAACTATAGATAGATATCAGATGGAATCTCTATTCTTTTATATCACAACTGGTAGCCCAGGCTTCGTTGAGTCTGTTAGCATTTTCGGTAATCTTTTTCCGGTCTCGCCAGGCCGGGTCGTGATGCCGTGACTGGTGCTTGCCAAGCTTTGTTATGACTCCAAAACCTCCCATTTTGACAGAAAAGTAAGAGATAACAGACATTTCGCTATTCTTCGATTAGGAAAGGCATTTGGCATGTGAGAACACTAGCGGCTCAAAACTGGTGCCGGCTGGTCAATTGAGTTTTCACAGGGCACAAAGATTGAGTGCCGACATCGTGGAGCAGCCTCAACAAATAAACCCATGCATTCATCTCTCAACCATCGGCTTCAGAAAACAAAGTACCGCTTATAAATATCACCCAATCTACCCCAGGACCCCATTATTTCCCTGCAGCCAAGAAATCTCCAGATAAACAACCCCAAGAGATCTAGCCAAGCCTGGCGTTTTATCTCTTGGAGTCTCGACCCTTTTCCGGCACGTAGCGCGACACGTGAACCATCGGAGCTTCATCAGTGTCCGAACCATTTTGCGTGATAGCTTTGCTGTGAGAGCAAATTCGCGGCGCAAAAAGTAGACTCCGGGAAGCTGTTTGTCTCTTATCTCATCTTGAGTTAGATCTGTGACGGAGAGATGCCGTTTCGTAGCGCCGATGAGATTTGTCCTCGGAGGTAGGGAGTAATGGTGGTGTCATTGAGAGGATGATCCAGGGCTGGATTAAGCATACTTTATGCGTAAAAATTACATGACTCGTAGCGCGGATCTGCAAATTTGGAGTTCATGCACAGCGGACAGTAATGATGGCAATGAGATTGAAGTCAGATTGATAACAGAGAAATCATACACAAAGGCTTTAACAATTACCGTTTTCTCGGGCTGAATGCGCGTATTGACATGCAATAATCGCTATGACCatctcttcattcttgacTGGATCTAGAGTCGCATCGGTCATCCCATCAAATCTAATGGTTCCCCCAGTCTCACTCACCATCTCCACAGCCATAACCCCATGCAGCACCAAATGAGACACTACACAGTTGTCATTAGCGTCACTCTCCCCTCCCAAATTAACCTTGAAAGTAACCTTTTCCTTCCTCCGGCCTCTACTTCTGTCTCCGGAGGCCATTTACCCCAGGTTTACCACCACTTCCCCAGGTTTATTCCCCGCCCCCCACGAAGATCACCGTCCAGAACCCATAAATATAGAGAGCCTGGACCTCTACGAaaattttcttcttcacGCCAAACTCACCAACACAACAGGAACAAGAACAATAATGGCTACCACTACTGACCAGAAGCGTGAGGCGCCCGAGTTTGCGCATGTCAATAGCATtcttgaggatgagaagcctTCGCAGGTGGCGGAGCGAGATTGGACGGGTACTGCCAAGAAGACAGACCCTGAAGAGATCCgccttgtcaagaagcttgatctCTGGATCATGGTGAGTGATCTTCGCGCCAATGCTTGGCTGGGTCGCTGACATTTTACAGCCTTGTCTTTGTGTCATGTACTTCCTCAACTACGTCGATCGAAATGCCATCGCTCAAGCACGATTAAATAATTTGGAGGAGGATCTCAACATGACTGGTACCGAGTTCAACACGACTGTTTCGATGTACGTCGACGCGACTGTCAAGTTTTGGGAATAATGCTGATGTTTTTAGCTTGTTTGTCGGTTATGTTCTCATGCAGGTTCCCAGCAACATGTTGAtcaccaaggtcaagccTGGTATTTACATGAGTGCTTGGATGCTGGTTTGGGCTGCTGTCTCTGCTTGCACTGCTCTTGTCAAGAACTATGGCGGATTGGTCGCTTGCCGATTTTTCCTAGGTATCACTGAGGCTCCTTTCTACCCTGGTGCCACTTACATGCTCTCCATCTTCTACACCCGCAAAGGTCAGTTTCTCGCTCTCGAGAAGTGTGCAAGATACTAATGTGAACCAGAGGTTGCTGCTCGTATTGCTGTGCTCTACTGCGCTCAGATTCTCGCCACTGGTTTCTCTGGCCTCATTGCCGCTGGTATCTTTGCAGGTTTGGATGGAAAGGCCGGTCTTGCTGGTTGGCGATGGTGAGTTCCTCAGCCTCTCTCTTCAGAACCATCTAACAGCTATaggctcttcatcatcgaagGTGCCGCCACCGCCCTTGTCGCCATCATCGGTTTCTTCATGCTTCCCAACACTCCTCTCACCACCCGCTGGCTCAACGAACGCGAGAAGCAGCTTGCTCACGAGCGCATggagaaggacaaggccTATGACTCTGAGGAGGGCGGTTCAGCCTGGGAGGGCTTGAAGCAGGCTTGCGCTGATAAGCGAACATGGCTTTTCTGCCTCATGCAGAACTTCCATCTTTCTGCATGCTCTTTCAACTCCTTCTTCCCTACGTGAGTGATTCTAGCTTGCTTTTCGTGTCCACGCTAACAGTGTCATAGTGTCATCAAGACTCTCGGCTTCAACACTACCATTACCCTCGTCATGACCTGCCCTCCCTTCATCTTCGCTGGTGCAGCTGGTATCCTCTTCGGTTGGAACTCTGGACGCATGCATGAGCGTACCTGGCACATCACCGCTGGACTATCTATTGCCGTTGCTGGTTTCGTTCTGGCTGCCTGCACTCTCAACACTGCTGCTCGCTATGTCGCCTGCTTTATCTTCCCCATGGGTGCCTATGCTGTCAACTCTGTCATCATCGGATGGGCGTCTTCTACTCTATCGCagaccaaggagaagaaggctgttgTCTTGGCAATGACCAACGTCGGTGGACAGGTAAGATGCCCAGCTCTCTTGTTTCGGCACTCATACTGACATTGGCATAGATCGGTTATATCTATGGTGCTTACCTCTGGCCCAAGAGTGACTCTCCTCGATATGGAATTGGTTTCGGTGCCTCTGCTGGCTTTGCTCTGTGCTCAATTGCCTGCGCTTGGGCCATTCGCGTCCTCTTGATCCGCGAGAACCGCCGCATCCGCGCTTCCACCTCTGAGCAGGTCAACCTTTATGGATACTAAATGTGGAATGATAGATGAATAACGTAGCCTATATATCTCGGGGATTTCTGAATAGATGATGTTCCGAATACTTGGCCCTTGTTACCGTGAATGTCGACCCACGTGGAGTGGATTGAGGGGAGTGTTTCAGTTTGTCGCATGCAGGCTGAGCCGCAGATAGTTCTTATTCGTTGTAAGCATACAGACACTGTTGGCTCAGCCGAGAAATGTCTATTGGCTTAGGCAACATAGCCTCATTATCTTGGCTGACTGGGTAGCCCAGGTCTGCCCCGCACGGTTGCCTAACTTGGAGCATGTGATAAATACGCAACTTAGCTAGAGATAAGCCCGCCTTACTCTTTCAATCCTTAGGCTTCTATCCATCAACCAGAATGGCGACGCTACTTCGTCAAGATATCCTCTCCAAGGCCCCAATCCCCCAAGATGAAAGCCCTCTCTTTACCAAGCTTCCAGGAGAAGTCAGAGACAGTATCTTCTCTTATGTCCTCACGGATCACCCGGACCCAACACCAACCAAAAAGTTCAGAGAAAACACATGCTACACTCGCCCTTCCTATCTAGCAGCTCAATCAACCGATACCAGACTTCTTCGGACATGTCGCGCCATCTACCGCGAAACTTGGTTCAAGCCATTTCTCCTACGAGAGCACACAGAATGGGCTACAGGTGAAGATCGTGCTCCTCCACCTCACAAAGCTCCTCCACGCCTGGGCCTCATGCTCGCAAAGATCTCCAAATCTTTAGGTACAGACAATGTCGAGATCGAGAGACTGAGAGTCTTTGCTCAGATGTACAGACTCGAAGATAACGGTCTGCAAGACATCCTACGTACGCCCCATCTGGCTCCCCGCACCATGACGCTCACCATTCGTCACACTGATTGGTGGTATTGGGAGGATGACGAGCCCCTGCACTTTGAGGGAAACTGGATCAAGGGTGTTTGTCAAGTGCTGACTCCCAGTACGACTCAATTCTGCATTGAATTGGAGTCTCTCGAGCGGAAGAAGGATCAGGTCGACAAGATCGCCAAGCAGATGGTCGACGCATGGTTCTTCAAACGGCCCGATGGTGTTGTTCTCTACGCAGATACATCAAATGCCAACCGCAAAGTAAGTCGCTGGAGCGGTTCAAGCACTTGGCACGGTCAACGCTGGACTCGAGATGAAACGGAACCCAACAAACTCGACTACTATATCGTCTCCGTCACATTCCGTCCTCTGATCTCGATCGAGCGAAGCGGCGGCTCCGTAAGCGAAAAGGCAATCAAGGAAGCACAAGACCCTCATGCCCTGGATCGTCCCAAGCTCTTACTTCCGGACAACCAGGAGAGAATAGTGGCCGAGAACCCTTGTGAGTGGGTTAGTGATTCAGATGGTGAGAGCGATTCAGATGAAGCATATTGTACAATGTTTGATTAACCCGAGTACAGACGATGCAGCATTTGAGGGATTTCTGCAAGATTCGGACAATGATGAGTGTATGCGGAAATGGAGGAGATGTATGGCAATGGTCGATTCATGCAAGGTTGTTATCTCGGCCGCCTGGAGTAGTGTAAATTCAGTCCGTCAGTTAATTTATTTCATAAAATACACTTTGGTCAAATGGCAGCTGTCTATGTTCTTGTTCTCGTTAAATTTCTAATATGCCTCGCCTCGATTCAGGCTGCTTCAACCCATGCTCAGAAATCTCAAAAGTGCGGCTGAAATTCCAACCAACCACCAATCTCAAGCATTCGCAAAACCAGGCTGTGCATGTCTGCCTTACCCCGCTTCGTAATTATCGCAAAGATGACCTTTTCTGTTAGCTTTGTACCCTTCTGTCTTATCGTCAAGCCTTGAGCAGATGATGAAGTGGGCGAGCCCGCTCACCAACAACCACCAAAGTCAATACAGCCCAAGCCATCAACACCCATCTCGACATAGTAGTCAGCAATGAGGTTCCTCGACGTGAAGACATTGCAACTACATAATTTTGATGACGCCTCTGCATACCCGCCCTACGCGATCCTCTCTCATTGCTGGTATGCGTCCGAACACGAGCTGACCTTCAAAGACTTTGAAGATTTAAGCAAGCACACTTCAAAACCTGGATatgtcaagatcatcaacgCTTGTCTGGCCGCCATTGCTCAGGGCTACAAGTGGCTTTGGGCGGACAATGTCTGTATCAACACAGAAGACGCGATCGAGAAGAACGAGACCATGAACAAGCTTCACTTCATGTTTTTGAATGCAGGGGTCCGTTTACTATATATTAGCGAGATACCCAATGCAAATACCAAGGATAACgataaagaaatattttCATCTGAGGCTCCCAAGAGTCGGTGGGCGAGTCGCGCATGGACTTACAGCGAGTTGAGGCCATCGCAGAAGTCGGTATTTTATGCCGCCGATTGGTCTCAATTGGACCGAGAGTTTCTGGCTAAAAACAATACTAATGTACTTCGAATCAACCAATACGATGAATCAAAAGGAGACAGAGAATATTCCCTTTTTTCGTCAGACGGGCCAACTGGGGCAGAGTCACTGAGCTCGTTCATATCCTTCAGCTCTGCTCAAAGCGTCAATGAGGAGGAGCACGCAACTCTCTTCAACTCAGGACGGAATtttctcatcaaccaaaaCAGACCCTCTTACAAATCGGCACCAATGGATTCATTCGCATATAGACGGGGTTTGTCTGATGAttctggtgatgatgatgtaaAGAGAGGTCCCAGCGATCCGCAAGCAAATAGGTGAGGGTACCCCAGTGCTTAGATGCACAAGACTAATTTGTTGCGATAGGCAAAGCGGTATCCGTATCCTGATTCTCGACAACGACTATGCCGTGAGAAATATACTATCACGGCTGCTAAAGCGTCTTATCACGGCTCAAGTCACTGTTGACAGTGGCTACGTGGTGAACTTAAAGGGATCAGGTTATGACATCGTTTTCGCTCGTGGGGAGGGAACTCCCCTGCTCTACATGCCGCCAAATTACAGTCATCGAGGGGCCGTTCgaatattaaaaaagctcATTACCATGCCGATTCAACATGGAGAATACCAGGTCATCTGCGAGTCGCAGAAGCAGAGGTGCCTTGCGGATCTTGCATCAGCAGTACTTAGAGTTGAGAGGGTCTACGAGAATGACTTCACGTTGATGTTTGGCGTCGCGTTTCCCGATGGCTCTGTCCATTGGCCACAATTTTCTTTCTCAGATCTCGCTCCTCACAGCTCTCTCCAGAGGCTTTTAGCGCAAGATCAGCTATTGGATCATCCGACTATTGATCTTGCAACTTCGGGTCTCTTTGGTGATCAGCAGGCCATGGGCCACCTCCCTTATGGACATCATGTCCATCTCCGTCCGATGAAGAAAGCAGGGCCAGCGAACAGATACCCTCACGACCCTGGTTCTATTAACACCCAAAGCCCTCATGAGTATGGTAGTGTTCAAAGCGAGGCCATCACCAATAGCCCATGTTCATCAATTTTTGACCTCACAGTCCAGAGTCATGGGACACGTCCGTCTACTGTTCCTACTTCTCTGCCGCATAAGCCCCAAAATCCAAAAGGGGTCTTGGGCTCTCTGCAAACAACAATAGGCCAAgcggaagaagaggagagtaTATCATCAGCTCATCACAAGAAAGAACAGAACCAGTGGTCTCATGGCAAGTCCGAAAATAATCGTGCTGAATTCGATACAGCTACAACGTATTCTTTTGATACGCTCTCTGATGACCCCAAATTTGTATACTTCCAGGCCTTCATACATCAACTTGCTGAGGACGTGAGAGCGGCTGCCGACGGAACAGCTCTCAAAGACGTTGGGCAAGGATTCCTCGACCAAACACTCAGAGACTTTGCGTGGAAGCTGCATGAGGAGTCAACAACCCCATTCCAACTTGAGACTTCTGTCATAATCCACAGAAAAAGGAGGTAAGCACAATATGACTTTGAATATTAATACTTCGCGATTCATGTTATTGGCAGGAATATTGTCAACCTCCTTGACTTCCAAGTTCCCgctcttgaagaagctgagagcGTGTCAGGTCAGAGTCTCGGGGACTCGGAGGCAGAGAATGGAGAAGAAACTTCCACAGTTCCTTTCAGAAAGGCCGAGGAAATGATCGTTGACTGGATAGATGACGTCAAATCTGGAGAACCGGACAATATTTCACAAATGCCCCAGTACAGACGGTTCATCCAAGGATCCACGGCTTACCGATGGCTTTTGACAAAGATCAGTCAGCAAAGTCGGCTGTCTTGCGAAGAGCCTAGCCTGATGGATAGGATCGGCAACACAATCAGATATAAGTTGAAAGAACGCATTCCGCACCACAAAATGAGCAGGAAAAAAGTATCCATCGGATTCGAAATGACATATTCTGTGACATTGGATGTTATTGGAATAATGAAAAAATCCGGGATTACCTCCGGCTTTGACAAAGCCTTGCCCAACATCCTTTGCTTAACAGGCAAATGGGACGAAGCGCAAGCTACAAGTGTTGCAGAATATATGGACCAAACATGGCCCCAGTCTGGCCGTGCCATTATTTCCCTGTTACAAGACCTACTAGCAGACCAAGAAAGGTTTTTCAGTCAATTTGATCGTTTGTCTTTAAAGACTATTCGATCTGGCACTTGGACAGCGCCTGCCTGGGCTTTAACTCCTCGTTGGAATTGTTACAATTTTTGTCTTCTGGAGGGTACCATGAGTCAAGGTCGTAGCACGAGTTTTCGATACAAAATCTCAGCCAGGGGCGGCTATTACGCTATTTCCGAGGTAGGTGAACAGATTGCTTGGTTAGCTTCAGTGTTTCAAGAGAACACCGGCTTTTTGTCGATCGAGCCATGCGTTACCGATGTCTCCGCCACAGACTTCAAGGACGACGGTGGAATCACCACTGCCGTTATGGGAAATTGCTCCATTTCTTTCTCCACACGCCCCACAACCGCCTATAACCCGAGCCAAGGCTTCTGCTGGGAACGGTTGTTTGGCTCTCTGAACATAGTGCGTGGCTACCCAATACTACGACGTTCAATGCCAAAGTCTGGCCTCGAGGTGCCTTTGCGATACGCAGCATCTATAGTGGGATCTTCCGAGGTTGTCCAGTGGGATAATAGACTGGTAATAAAAGGATTCAACATGTTGATGGTCGCTACACTAGTAACTGCTGATGTCATGGTATGGCATCTCCTCGTCAGTGAAAAGCCTGAGGAGAGAATCTCATACCTCGACCCGAGGCTTGATCATATTGATATCAGACCTTCTGACGAAATGTCCCTTCGGTATATTGAAGGCAAACGTCACATTGTTGGATGGTGTACTAAAGCAACAGACTTCTGTGGTGAGCCAAAACTTCTTCATGAGTTTGTCATTATACCAAATATCCGATTACTGACTCAAAGGAACAGGACATTCTACTGCTAATCACATGATCAAACCTGGCGGTCTACCGAAGGCATCAGCATCCATTGTCGTAGACAAGCTATACATAGAAGGTGGAAGTCCTGTTACTGCTGGCCTCATGCTCGACGTTAACAAAAAGGAGCAACCCTTTTGGCTCCAAAGAGAGAAAGACTACCCAAGTTTTCTTAATTGGGTCAAACTTCAACCAGTCGTTTTCTACGATGTTGAAGAACGTCGTGCATGGCTTGTGGACGGTGCTTCTGCCCTGCTCCATCTCGTCCGCATTTCACTTCACCTAGATATCAATGACCCCGAATCAGCCTACGACTGGGTCTATGATCCCAGCAAGCTTAAAGACCACTGGCCAGGTGTTGGAAGTCGCCAAGCGGCACTTCAGACTTTAAAGAGTTGGGAAAACAGGGCATTAAATGTTTACATTGTTAACAAGCACATCGACCCGAATGGTGTACCTGTTACCAAGTATTCCACCTTCGAAGAGCGAGTAAAGACAATTCTTCACTCGATAGAGAAGTTGATTGATCGACAAGCCCAGGCGGCATCTCAAGACGGTATCAAGATCTCTCAGACCTTGGACCCACGTCGGGATGTTGTCGGTTTCGACATCGTGGATATCATTGATCCCTCAGTTCCTATTTACCCGCGTATTCAGCATCTCAACTCATGGGGACACGGATGGATCGACTTGATACCGACTATTGGCATAACCGCCCTCTTCGGGCGGGGATTTGGAGATCTTATACGCGCCGATGAACCTGATTTGATCTGCCCAAGCTGGAGATCGGTTCCAGTAGGAAAAGACTATCTTGCTGCTTCCATATCAACAATGCAGATGCTCCATGAGAAACGTCTCCTTAGGATGGAGCCAGGCCTCATTGGAGGTGAACTGACTAAGAAGATTACTTGGGTAACTGCCAAAGAAGCATCTTTGCATTGCAAGTGTCTCAAGAGGCAAGGTAGCAATGATGCCCAAACTGCTGGGGCAGAGTGCAATCACAACCCTGTCCAATTCCTTGCCAAAAGATGGTGGTCCCGTACTATACCGCATGGCTTGAAGCCTGTACAGTTAGGAtctcttgaccttgaaggGGCTGTGATCTTCGGTCACACTGTTCTGGGGCTAAGAACTGGAGAGAGATCGGCACCGAAACAGGCAGATGATGACGGTGCTGCATCGACAACCAGCGGCGAGCA includes these proteins:
- a CDS encoding hypothetical protein (At least one base has a quality score < 10) yields the protein MATLLRQDILSKAPIPQDESPLFTKLPGEVRDSIFSYVLTDHPDPTPTKKFRENTCYTRPSYLAAQSTDTRLLRTCRAIYRETWFKPFLLREHTEWATGEDRAPPPHKAPPRLGLMLAKISKSLGTDNVEIERLRVFAQMYRLEDNGLQDILRTPHLAPRTMTLTIRHTDWWYWEDDEPLHFEGNWIKGVCQVLTPSTTQFCIELESLERKKDQVDKIAKQMVDAWFFKRPDGVVLYADTSNANRKVSRWSGSSTWHGQRWTRDETEPNKLDYYIVSVTFRPLISIERSGGSVSEKAIKEAQDPHALDRPKLLLPDNQERIVAENPCEWVSDSDDDAAFEGFLQDSDNDECMRKWRRCMAMVDSCKVVISAAWSSAASTHAQKSQKCG